A window of the Brassica napus cultivar Da-Ae chromosome A2, Da-Ae, whole genome shotgun sequence genome harbors these coding sequences:
- the BNAA02G04640D gene encoding uncharacterized protein BNAA02G04640D, with the protein MMRFKKGTKVEVLTKSSLPSGAWRSAEIMSGNGHYYTVMYDSVDATERVPRKSMRPEPPPLQVLHSWVPGDVLEVFESCSWKMAIVSKVLEDDCVLVRLLGSSVKVKANKSDIRVRQSWQDNEWIMVGQSSSRLSAQNSTGKLRRKVNLKGDYVSSESKDKLNVSDALGSKKRTYSLVTPHNQTPQVKEEEDTESIASSVGSCNLDGLSTVSFVPIETGSSSDTESSSCRYRSFKIKKKSGFTPKASEAADVHKLELDEYRCSIERLHASGPNITWEQETWITNLRLRLNISNEEHLMQIRNLISDDNSTTYR; encoded by the exons ATGATGAGATTCAAGAAAGGAACTAAAGTGGAAGTGTTGACCAAATCATCACTTCCATCTGGTGCTTGGCGATCTGCTGAGATAATGTCCGGTAATGGGCATTATTACACTGTCATGTATGATAGCGTTGACGCTACAGAGAGGGTACCGAGGAAGAGTATGAGACCTGAGCCTCCTCCTCTGCAAGTTCTTCATTCTTGGGTTCCTGGTGACGTTCTTGAGGTTTTTGAAAGCTGTTCCTGGAAGATGGCTATCGTTTCCAAGGTTTTGGAGGATGATTGTGTCTTGGTTAGATTACTTGGTTCCTCAGTCAAGGTCAAGGCAAACAAATCTGACATTCGGGTCAGACAATCTTGGCAAGACAATGAGTGGATCATGGTCGGGCAG AGTTCATCGAGATTAAGCGCACAGAATTCAACAGGAAAGTTAAGGAGAAAGGTGAATCTGAAAGGCGACTATGTTTCATCTGAGAGCAAAGACAAGCTCAATGTGTCTGATGCACTGGGTTCAAAGAAACGGACCTACTCTTTGGTTACGCCACACAATCAAACTCCACaagtcaaagaagaagaagatacagaGAGTATTGCTtcttctgttggtagttgtaaCTTGGATGGTTTAAGTACTGTCTCTTTCGTTCCCATAGAAACCGGTAGCTCCAGTGACACAGAGTCATCTTCTTGTCGCTACAGAAGCTTCAAGATCAAGAAGAAGTCTGGCTTTACACCAAAAGCCTCAGAAGCTGCTGATGTTCATAAGCTAGAGTTGGATGAATACCGATGCAGTATCGAGAGATTGCACGCATCTGGACCGAATATAACGTGGGAACAAGAAACGTGGATCACAAACCTCCGGCTGAGACTGAACATCTCGAATGAGGAACATCTGATGCAGATAAGAAACCTTATCTCTGATGATAACAGTACTACATACAGATAG
- the LOC106425783 gene encoding probable receptor-like protein kinase At5g20050, protein MEDKKANIIATISIIALLTVIITARVTLKLSKTFYLIAGVDISLILAVICFLVIRRRYNRERKILVSKYVSEGRELRIEYSFLRKVAGVPTKFKLEDLEEATDGFRIQIGKGGSGSVFKGVLKDGSQVAVKRIEGEEKGEREFRSEVAAIASVQHKNLVRLYGYSSVNRQRFLVYAYIPNSSLDVWIFRNRRSRGCLTWDQRYQVAVDVAKALAYLHHDCRSKILHLDVKPENILLDENYRAVVTDFGLSKLIARDESRVVTEIRGTCGYLAPEWLLEHGISEKSDVYSYGIVLLEMIGGRRSIMKVEVEETNKNTNKKSKKKKLEYFPRIVNQKMRERKVMEIVDERVEAGDEGQVMKLVCVALWCIQEKAKNRPDMAMVIEMLEGRVPVSEPPDSQLVVVDLLAAGDDDDATTGVRRVVEVPRLHIQRERNFRLPSICSSIISPISPR, encoded by the coding sequence ATGGAGGACAAGAAAGCAAACATAATCGCCACCATATCCATCATAGCCCTCCTCACCGTCATAATCACCGCCAGAGTtactctaaaactctccaaaacgTTTTACCTCATCGCCGGCGTCGACATCTCCCTGATCCTCGCCGTGATCTGTTTCCTCGTAATCCGCCGCCGCTACAACAGAGAGAGGAAGATCCTAGTGTCAAAGTACGTCTCCGAAGGCAGAGAGCTCCGGATCGAGTACAGCTTCCTCCGGAAAGTCGCCGGAGTCCCGACCAAGTTCAAGCTCGAGGATCTCGAAGAAGCCACCGACGGGTTCCGGATCCAGATCGGAAAAGGCGGGTCGGGGTCCGTCTTCAAAGGAGTCCTCAAAGACGGAAGCCAAGTGGCCGTGAAGAGAATCGAAGGAGAGGAGAAAGGAGAAAGAGAGTTTAGGTCAGAGGTGGCCGCCATAGCTTCCGTGCAGCACAAGAATCTAGTTCGTCTCTACGGTTACTCGTCCGTGAATCGCCAGAGGTTCCTCGTCTACGCGTACATACCTAACTCGTCTCTCGACGTCTGGATCTTCCGGAACCGGAGATCAAGAGGATGCTTGACGTGGGACCAAAGGTACCAAGTCGCTGTCGATGTAGCGAAAGCCCTAGCTTATCTTCACCATGACTGTAGGTCAAAGATCTTGCATCTTGACGTGAAGCCAGAGAATATTCTCCTCGATGAAAACTACAGAGCGGTGGTTACGGACTTCGGACTCTCAAAGCTGATCGCTAGAGACGAGAGCCGAGTTGTGACGGAGATTCGCGGCACGTGCGGATACCTAGCCCCGGAGTGGCTTCTTGAACACGGTATCTCTGAAAAGTCTGACGTTTACAGCTATGGGATCGTGTTGCTTGAGATGATCGGAGGGAGGAGGAGTATTATGAAGGTAGAGGTCGAGGAGACAAACAAAAACACGAACaagaagagcaagaagaagaagctggagTACTTTCCGAGGATAGTGAACCAGAAGATGAGAGAAAGAAAGGTAATGGAGATTGTAGATGAACGGGTGGAGGCAGGTGATGAAGGGCAAGTGATGAAGCTGGTGTGTGTGGCTCTTTGGTGTATACAGGAGAAGGCTAAGAATAGGCCTGATATGGCTATGGTGATTGAGATGCTTGAAGGGAGAGTTCCGGTGAGTGAGCCGCCGGATTCGCAGCTTGTTGTGGTCGATCTTTTGGCTGCgggcgatgatgatgatgcaacTACTGGTGTGCGACGTGTTGTGGAGGTACCGAGGTTGCATATTCAGAGGGAAAGGAATTTTCGTTTGCCGTCTATTTGTTCTAGTATCATATCTCCCATTTCTCCACGGTAG
- the LOC106425803 gene encoding GTP-binding nuclear protein Ran-2 — protein MALPNQQTVDYPSFKLVIVGDGGTGKTTFVKRHLTGEFEKKYEPTIGVEVHPLDFFTNCGKIRFYCWDTAGQEKFGGLRDGYYIHGQCAVIMFDVTARLTYKNVPTWHRDLCRVCENIPIVLCGNKVDVKNRQVKAKQVTFHRKKNLQYYEISAKSNYNFEKPFLYLARKLAGDPNLHFVESPALAPPEVHIDVAEQQKNEADLIAAAAQPLPDDDDDAFE, from the exons ATG GCTCTACCGAACCAGCAAACCGTCGATTATCCTAGCTTCAAGCTCGTCATTGTTGGTGACGGAGGCACAG GGAAAACTACTTTCGTCAAGAGGCATCTTACTGGGGAGTTTGAGAAGAAGTATGAAC CTACCATTGGTGTGGAGGTTCATCCTTTGGATTTCTTCACAAACTGTGGCAAGATCCGTTTCTACTGCTGGGATACTGCTGGTCAAGAGAAGTTCGGTGGCCTTAGGGATGGTTACTA CATCCATGGCCAGTGTGCTGTGATTATGTTTGACGTCACAGCACGTCTCACATACAAGAACGTTCCAACATGGCACCGTGATCTCTGCAGGGTGTGCGAGAATATTCCCATTGTTCTCTGTGGGAACAAAGTCGATGTCAAGAACAGGCAAGTCAAGGCCAAGCAGGTGACATTCCACAGGAAGAAGAATCTGCAGTACTACGAGATATCCGCAAAGAGCAACTACAACTTCGAGAAGCCCTTCTTGTACCTCGCTAGGAAACTTGCTGGCGACCCTAACCTTCACTTTGTCGAGTCACCAGCTCTTGCTCCCCCTGAGGTTCACATTGACGTTGCTGAGCAGCAGAAGAACGAGGCTGATCTCATTGCCGCCGCTGCTCAGCCTCTcccagatgatgatgatgacgcttttgagtaa
- the LOC106425788 gene encoding uncharacterized protein LOC106425788 produces the protein MQRLQISSRPSEEFLINLLPDSSSPDDLSVYDVAKKDLMLHNNSYKSVNGERAIHIIPLVLFLCAFVLWAFSSAPTTSTNNMQT, from the coding sequence ATGCAGAGGTTACAGATTAGTTCTCGGCCATCCGAAGAGTTTCTGATTAACCTCTTGCCGGATTCTTCAAGCCCCGACGATCTCTCGGTCTATGACGTCGCCAAGAAGGACCTGATGCTTCACAACAATAGTTACAAGTCTGTCAATGGAGAGAGAGCTATTCACATAATCCCTCTTGTTCTCTTTCTATGTGCTTTTGTTCTTTGGGCTTTTTCAAGTGCTCCTACTACTAGCACTAATAACATGCAAACGTAA
- the LOC106425705 gene encoding tRNA dimethylallyltransferase 9-like, with protein MVIIHSGVVLTRTCSSRLQPPCLVFRRRFSGAATTCSVSLNGKRNSEKEKVIVISGPTGAGKSKLALELAKRLNGEIISADSVQVYKGLDVGSAKPSASDRKEVPHHLIDILHPSQDYSVGQFFEDGRQATKDILSRGRVPIVTGGTGLYLRWFIYGKPDLPKPSPEIVSEVHDMLIDFQTDYNWDGAVEFVVNAGDQKASSLPRNDWYRLRRSLEILKSTGSPPSSFRVPYDSFRENLNSHDANNDFDENGSSADISIQNIETDLDYDFLCFFLSSPRVDLYRSIDFRCEDMLSGANGVLTEARWLLDLGLLPNTSSATRAIGYRQAMEYLSKCRRQRGVSSPGEFYGFLNKFQQASRNFAKRQMTWFRCEPMYHWLNASRPLDTILEFIYDAYEKEGETLLVVPDSLRMNKDLRNSREANALKGYRPRNRHFVGREDCSSVLEWISSEGCKSKVSCVEGTTT; from the exons ATGGTGATTATTCACAGTGGCGTAGTTTTAACCCGTACGTGTTCCTCGAGACTGCAACCACCGTGCCTTGTCTTTCGCCGGAGATTCTCCGGAGCCGCCACGACTTGCTCTGTTTCTCTGAACGGGAAGAGAAACTCAGAAAAGGAGAAGGTGATTGTGATATCTGGTCCCACCGGCGCCGGTAAAAGCAAACTCGCCCTGGAGCTAGCTAAGCGTCTCAACGGCGAAATCATCAGTGCTGACTCCGTTCAG GTGTACAAAGGCCTTGATGTTGGATCAGCCAAGCCATCAGCTAGCGATAGAAAG GAGGTGCCACATCATCTTATCGACATTTTGCATCCATCTCAAG ACTACTCTGTGGGGCAATTCTTCGAAGATGGAAGGCAAGCTACTAAAGACATTCTCAGTAGAGGGCGTGTTCCCATAGTTACAGGTGGCACTGGATTGTACCTGAGATG GTTTATATATGGGAAGCCAGATTTGCCTAAACCTTCTCCAGAGATCGTCTCTGAGGTCCACGATATGCTAATTGATTTTCAAACTGATTACAATTGGGATGGAGCTGTTGAGTTTGTGGTCAATGCTGGTGATCAAAAAGCTTCTTCTTTACCTCGTAATGATTGGTACAGACTACGGCGTAGCCTTGAGATACTCAAG TCAACTGGATCTCCTCCGTCTTCTTTTCGCGTTCCATACGATTCCTTTCGAGAAAATTTGAATTCTCATGATGCCAACAACGACTTTGATGAGAATGGTTCATCTGCTGATATCTCTATCCAAAACATAGAGACAGATTTGGACTATGACTTCCTTTGTTTTTTCCTGTCAAGCCCACGTGTTGATCTATACAGGTCTATTGATTTTAGATGTGAAGACATGCTTTCAG GTGCCAATGGAGTGTTGACAGAAGCTAGATGGCTTCTTGATCTTGGTCTTCTTCCAAACACAAGTTCCGCAACTCGTGCCATTGGTTACAGACAG GCAATGGAATATCTATCAAAATGCCGTAGACAAAGAGGTGTAAGCTCCCCTGGAGAATTCTATGggtttttaaacaaatttcagCAAgcatccag GAACTTTGCAAAAAGGCAAATGACATGGTTCAGGTGTGAGCCTATGTACCACTGGCTCAATGCTTCTAGACctctg GATACAATACTTGAGTTCATTTATGATGCATATGAGAAGGAAGGAGAGACGCTGCTGGTGGTGCCAGACTCTCTCAGGATGAACaaagacttgagaaactctCGAGAAGCTAATGCACTAAAGGGTTACCGTCCCAGAAACAG GCATTTCGTAGGACGAGAGGATTGTTCATCGGTGTTGGAGTGGATCAGTAGTGAAGGGTGTAAGAGTAAAGTTTCATGCGTGGAAGGAACAACAACGTAA